Proteins from a genomic interval of Oceanispirochaeta crateris:
- the truB gene encoding tRNA pseudouridine(55) synthase TruB, which yields MINQKNQNLKTKSLSHQSGGGIILLHKQPGLTSFQALGQLKRVLGTRKVGHTGTLDKFAEGLLIILTGKLTRLNSIITDMDKSYEALIRFGSETDTLDPEGEVIDRAPIPGLDVIQSKLDQFKGVISQVPPQYSAIHIDGKRAHALARSGQNVKMPSRKITIYDLEILEYNAPDLRLKVHCSKGTYIRSLARDLARACGSRGYVQELIRTSVGPFALSEALKVDDFRGKEDFYPWEKFFETLGNSVSVYLSDDGLQKVEHGVPFKENFLISPLKAEADFILLKSQDDILKAVLEKKDGAYHYKINLAAS from the coding sequence ATGATAAATCAAAAGAATCAGAATCTTAAAACTAAGTCCCTCTCCCATCAGAGTGGAGGGGGAATCATTTTACTTCATAAACAGCCCGGTCTTACCTCATTTCAGGCTCTAGGTCAACTTAAAAGGGTCTTAGGTACGAGAAAGGTGGGGCACACAGGGACTCTAGATAAATTTGCAGAAGGGTTACTCATCATTCTGACAGGGAAGTTGACCCGTTTGAATTCAATCATCACAGATATGGATAAGTCTTATGAGGCTTTGATCCGTTTTGGAAGTGAAACGGATACCCTCGATCCTGAAGGGGAAGTTATCGATAGGGCTCCTATTCCTGGTCTGGATGTGATTCAATCAAAGCTGGATCAGTTCAAGGGTGTTATTTCTCAGGTTCCACCCCAGTATTCTGCTATTCATATTGATGGTAAAAGAGCCCATGCTCTTGCAAGAAGTGGACAGAATGTTAAGATGCCCAGCCGTAAAATAACAATTTATGATCTTGAGATATTAGAGTACAATGCACCGGATTTGAGATTGAAAGTCCATTGTTCAAAGGGAACATATATTCGGTCTTTGGCTAGAGATCTAGCCCGGGCCTGTGGGAGCCGCGGATATGTTCAGGAATTGATTAGAACATCCGTTGGCCCTTTTGCTCTCTCTGAAGCTCTTAAAGTTGATGATTTCAGGGGTAAAGAGGATTTTTATCCCTGGGAAAAGTTTTTTGAGACTTTAGGGAACTCTGTATCTGTCTATTTGAGCGATGATGGTCTTCAGAAAGTGGAACATGGAGTGCCCTTTAAGGAAAATTTTCTGATTTCTCCTTTGAAGGCCGAGGCAGATTTTATTCTTTTGAAGAGTCAGGATGATATATTAAAGGCCGTCCTTGAAAAGAAGGATGGAGCGTATCACTATAAAATCAATTTGGCAGCAAGTTGA
- the murJ gene encoding murein biosynthesis integral membrane protein MurJ, with protein sequence MKETTRRQSFLSTLAVMAGTLGSRILGFVRIALISMYFGASGEADILNAVFNIPNNFRKLLAEGALSSAFIPELSRQIVSDPKGSQSRSLSRSILGLQLLILLPMSLVCVFFPEIVLKLFIRFQEPWKLEMAIRLFRWIFHYIVLISVSAVIMAVLNSHNRFMVPAVSPLLFSISVIISIVIWHDTLGIFSMVVGVLGGGFAQIFWQYPFYKKIGYSLLPSFRFNDESFKRVMKQWVPVLVTSSIFTINQQIAILLATGLEEGSTTALSNAIVFWQLPFGIFSASIATVLFPKMSRMAGEKNWDGLSSTLQEGIQMLAVLLIPSSILLMLFGPELISIALQRGEYKSEDTILAARVLFAYSPGMVFVGSYNLFQRSFYSQGNYSAPLKTAGAVVVSDIALSLFFLHLGWGVISLAWANSIAFIGGSLLLFLGSIKENIHFNLKKLFSQIFRILVAQIPMAAAIFGMKRILDISHFYNGSSWVNLGYLALEGILSLVILLSFYSLMKLDVMTILKRRGK encoded by the coding sequence TTGAAAGAAACGACGCGTAGGCAGAGCTTCCTGTCCACTCTGGCTGTTATGGCAGGAACGCTGGGGTCCCGGATTCTCGGTTTTGTCCGGATTGCATTGATCAGCATGTATTTTGGGGCCTCGGGTGAAGCCGATATTCTTAATGCCGTTTTTAATATTCCCAATAATTTTAGAAAGCTTCTTGCTGAGGGGGCCCTGTCCTCTGCATTTATTCCTGAGTTGTCCAGACAGATCGTGTCTGACCCAAAGGGGAGTCAGTCCCGCAGTCTCAGCCGAAGCATTCTGGGGCTGCAGCTTCTGATCCTCCTACCCATGTCACTCGTTTGTGTATTCTTTCCCGAAATTGTTCTGAAACTTTTTATTCGATTCCAGGAACCCTGGAAACTGGAAATGGCTATCAGGCTTTTCAGGTGGATCTTTCACTACATTGTCCTTATCAGCGTCAGTGCTGTTATTATGGCCGTTCTAAACTCCCATAACCGCTTTATGGTGCCCGCGGTCTCTCCCTTGTTGTTTTCAATCTCGGTGATAATTTCGATCGTGATCTGGCATGATACCCTTGGGATCTTTTCAATGGTTGTGGGGGTCTTGGGAGGTGGTTTTGCCCAGATCTTCTGGCAGTATCCTTTCTATAAAAAGATAGGATACTCCCTTTTACCCAGTTTCCGTTTCAATGATGAATCCTTCAAGCGGGTCATGAAACAATGGGTTCCCGTTCTGGTCACTTCTTCCATCTTTACGATCAACCAGCAGATAGCCATTCTTCTGGCAACAGGTCTGGAAGAGGGGTCAACAACAGCCTTGAGTAACGCAATTGTGTTCTGGCAGCTTCCTTTTGGTATCTTCAGCGCGTCTATTGCCACAGTGTTGTTTCCTAAAATGAGCCGTATGGCTGGAGAAAAAAACTGGGATGGTCTGTCCTCAACCCTGCAGGAAGGAATTCAAATGCTGGCGGTCCTTTTGATTCCATCCTCCATTCTGCTCATGCTTTTTGGTCCGGAGTTGATATCCATTGCCCTTCAAAGGGGGGAATATAAATCAGAAGATACGATTTTGGCGGCAAGGGTTCTTTTTGCCTACTCTCCAGGAATGGTTTTTGTCGGTTCATATAATCTTTTTCAGAGATCCTTCTATTCTCAGGGAAATTACAGCGCTCCCTTAAAAACAGCCGGAGCGGTGGTTGTTTCGGATATAGCCCTGTCTTTGTTTTTTCTTCATCTGGGATGGGGTGTCATCAGCCTCGCCTGGGCAAACTCAATTGCTTTTATTGGAGGATCATTACTCCTATTTTTGGGCAGTATAAAAGAGAATATTCATTTTAACTTAAAGAAACTTTTTAGCCAGATTTTTAGAATCCTGGTGGCTCAGATCCCTATGGCCGCGGCAATCTTTGGTATGAAGAGGATTCTGGATATTAGCCATTTCTACAATGGCAGCAGCTGGGTCAATTTGGGATATCTGGCATTGGAGGGAATCCTCTCTCTGGTTATCCTCCTGTCCTTTTACAGTTTAATGAAACTGGATGTGATGACGATCCTTAAAAGGAGAGGAAAATAA
- a CDS encoding HEAT repeat domain-containing protein, which produces MKKILILLIFMSLQTLYSQEDSSEEAVSDETDSKEIEAEKEELITSLNEEKRDVLRYGIDSEVLDVISVIQSEKDMTFNKELTDLLTYNENPDINRAILDYFAMIEVDLAEEQALTLLQNHMEDYEYSTNLLLAAVSYLGSIGSVSAGDVFYDLLDDNNLALSSAALRGIAKLKDDSRVDEIMELLEEYSGDTEYQDFSASAILVLGELKYTSAQSLLETFLEDEDAPASQRQYSAIAIGQINEPEGLDLLTSMYVRSEDSLLRSYILKGITEYDGPEVEQLLLTALRDSFWRIRVAAAEGLGERKTSEAVDILEYKVRKDPVRQVRYSSLEALGKINNSQAREFLLSQFEGEKIAFDIRQKALTLMVEHKVSGTVESLEKVLGPRWEKDKDNELGPLCKTLSTSEWASLEPLYEKMLEHPNFVIKIYGIRGAKLNHLSSLVPSITGLDIEGQHLNVRREAKAALESF; this is translated from the coding sequence ATGAAAAAAATCCTTATTCTTTTGATATTCATGTCTTTGCAGACTCTATACTCACAGGAGGATTCAAGCGAAGAGGCCGTCAGTGATGAAACGGATTCTAAAGAAATAGAGGCCGAGAAAGAAGAGCTTATTACGTCGCTGAATGAAGAAAAACGGGATGTCCTTCGTTATGGAATCGATTCTGAAGTCTTGGATGTGATTAGTGTTATTCAATCCGAAAAAGATATGACTTTCAATAAAGAATTAACCGACCTTCTCACTTACAATGAAAATCCAGATATTAATAGAGCCATTCTTGATTATTTTGCCATGATTGAAGTTGATCTGGCTGAAGAGCAAGCCCTCACTCTTCTTCAGAATCATATGGAAGACTATGAATACTCTACCAATCTTCTATTGGCAGCGGTCAGCTATCTGGGTAGTATCGGGTCCGTTTCAGCGGGAGATGTTTTTTATGATCTTCTTGATGATAACAATCTAGCACTATCTTCGGCTGCCCTCAGGGGGATAGCCAAGTTAAAAGACGATTCCAGAGTTGATGAAATTATGGAACTTTTGGAAGAATATTCGGGAGATACAGAATATCAGGACTTCTCCGCCAGTGCTATTTTGGTTCTGGGTGAACTGAAATACACGAGTGCTCAGTCTCTCCTGGAGACCTTCCTGGAAGATGAAGATGCTCCTGCTTCACAACGACAGTATTCTGCCATTGCCATAGGTCAAATCAATGAACCTGAGGGGCTGGACCTGTTAACCTCCATGTATGTCCGCTCTGAAGACAGCCTCCTTCGCTCTTACATCCTCAAGGGAATTACCGAGTATGATGGTCCGGAAGTAGAACAACTTCTGCTCACGGCCCTCAGAGACTCATTTTGGCGTATAAGAGTCGCCGCCGCCGAAGGTCTCGGGGAAAGGAAAACAAGCGAAGCAGTAGATATTCTTGAGTACAAAGTTCGAAAAGATCCTGTCAGACAAGTTCGATACTCCTCTCTGGAAGCCCTGGGTAAAATCAATAACTCACAGGCAAGAGAATTCCTTCTGAGTCAATTTGAAGGTGAAAAAATTGCCTTTGATATCAGACAGAAGGCTCTTACTTTGATGGTGGAACACAAAGTATCCGGGACCGTAGAGTCTCTGGAGAAGGTTCTCGGGCCCAGATGGGAGAAGGACAAGGACAATGAGCTAGGTCCCCTGTGCAAGACTCTGAGTACCAGTGAATGGGCTTCTCTAGAACCCTTGTATGAAAAAATGCTGGAACATCCTAATTTCGTCATTAAAATCTATGGTATCAGAGGGGCTAAACTCAATCATCTTTCTTCCCTGGTACCCAGTATTACCGGGTTGGATATTGAAGGACAACATCTCAATGTCCGTAGGGAAGCAAAAGCCGCTTTGGAAAGCTTCTAG
- a CDS encoding LptF/LptG family permease: MKVLHKMILKDFIPTMLVALVFFILILQLVDLFGNLWRYLNADVPLRDIAYVSLLYTPKCVSFSLPIAILFSISYTLGNYYANNELIAVFGSGYSLYQLTRPLLISGILLSLAGYFFEDRIVIPTFKDKNRISKEIMGQTVSYSNSNVAVLSHKNTVIYIADFYNDRRESLTGLSVLFLDSNGGFEKRIDSNSALWEDNQWSLKNVRVYKYDENHDYVEEEFFTSWTEPLLNEPPGSFKRISRDIDEMNSREAKEWVDSLKRTGFPYRGALTEYYQRFSFALTPLVVAFLSCSLGGRFKKNILLMSLLSSLVVSVIYFVAQMIMVLLAKLGYIPPLYGAWAAFLIFLVFGLYLFKTAKT; this comes from the coding sequence ATGAAAGTTCTACATAAAATGATCTTGAAAGATTTCATACCCACCATGCTCGTTGCCCTGGTATTTTTTATACTCATATTGCAGTTAGTCGATCTATTTGGAAACCTCTGGCGTTACCTCAATGCAGATGTTCCCTTGAGAGATATTGCCTATGTTTCTCTTCTGTACACTCCCAAATGTGTCTCTTTTTCGCTGCCCATAGCCATCCTCTTTTCAATCTCTTATACACTGGGCAACTACTATGCCAACAATGAGCTCATTGCTGTTTTCGGTTCAGGGTACTCCCTGTACCAATTGACAAGACCCCTTTTAATTAGCGGGATTCTTCTGAGCCTGGCAGGTTATTTTTTTGAGGATCGCATTGTAATTCCAACATTTAAGGATAAAAACAGAATCTCAAAGGAAATCATGGGACAAACTGTATCCTACAGCAACTCCAATGTTGCTGTTCTCAGTCACAAGAATACAGTGATATACATTGCTGATTTTTATAATGACCGAAGAGAAAGCCTGACTGGCCTTTCAGTCCTGTTTTTGGATTCTAATGGCGGTTTTGAAAAGAGGATTGATTCCAATTCGGCCCTATGGGAAGATAATCAGTGGAGTCTTAAAAATGTCAGAGTATACAAATATGATGAGAACCATGATTATGTGGAAGAAGAATTTTTCACAAGTTGGACAGAGCCATTGCTGAATGAGCCGCCCGGATCTTTCAAAAGAATTTCCAGAGATATTGACGAGATGAACAGCCGGGAAGCCAAAGAATGGGTCGATTCTCTCAAGAGGACGGGGTTTCCCTACCGTGGCGCCCTCACGGAATACTACCAGAGATTTTCCTTTGCCCTGACCCCACTGGTCGTTGCTTTTTTATCCTGTTCTCTAGGCGGGCGGTTCAAAAAGAATATCCTTCTCATGAGCCTTCTTTCCAGTCTGGTCGTTTCTGTTATATATTTCGTAGCTCAGATGATTATGGTTCTTTTAGCAAAACTGGGATATATTCCTCCCTTATACGGAGCCTGGGCAGCCTTTCTTATATTTTTAGTTTTTGGTCTGTACCTGTTCAAAACTGCTAAAACATGA
- the tgt gene encoding tRNA guanosine(34) transglycosylase Tgt, with amino-acid sequence MIDIKYRDPSCRGRGGILHLPHGDVEIPAFMPVGTNGTVKAVKHDSVADMGYTLILGNTYHLYLRPGMEVIKAAGGLHEFSGWKHNILTDSGGFQVFSLAPFRKIREEGVRFRSHIDGAYHEFTPEKVVEIQETLGSDIQMALDICTEPGISHKDALKALEITTRWASRAKKRWENCRDDYEGKLFGIIQGNFYEDLRKRSAEEILELDTPGIAIGGLSVGESPQMFRDYLHYTSQFLPEDKPRYVMGIGTPDYMLEAVEAGIDMFDCVYPTRIARNGTCFTLDGNLALKNEQFRLDQQPIEPSCTCPVCQQYSRSYLRHLFKAKEILGPMLVTEHNLHFLYQFMAEVRLSLKEGRFLQYKKSFLDRFSKRTF; translated from the coding sequence ATGATTGATATTAAATATAGAGATCCATCCTGCCGCGGTCGGGGAGGCATCTTGCATCTGCCTCATGGTGACGTTGAAATTCCGGCATTTATGCCCGTTGGTACCAACGGAACCGTTAAGGCGGTCAAGCATGACTCCGTGGCAGATATGGGGTATACACTCATTCTGGGAAATACATATCACCTTTATCTCAGACCTGGGATGGAAGTGATCAAGGCTGCCGGTGGCCTCCATGAGTTTAGTGGCTGGAAGCACAACATCCTGACTGATTCGGGAGGCTTTCAGGTTTTTTCATTGGCGCCATTTAGGAAAATAAGAGAAGAAGGGGTTCGTTTCCGTTCCCATATTGATGGTGCCTACCATGAGTTTACACCCGAGAAGGTTGTGGAAATACAGGAAACTCTGGGCAGTGATATTCAGATGGCCCTGGATATCTGCACAGAACCCGGAATATCGCATAAGGATGCCCTCAAGGCTCTCGAAATTACTACCAGGTGGGCCTCCAGGGCTAAAAAGCGTTGGGAAAATTGCCGGGACGACTATGAAGGAAAACTGTTTGGAATCATTCAGGGAAATTTCTACGAGGATCTTAGGAAGCGAAGCGCCGAAGAGATTTTGGAACTTGATACTCCCGGAATCGCGATTGGAGGACTTTCGGTGGGTGAAAGCCCACAGATGTTTAGAGACTATCTCCACTACACGTCCCAGTTTCTTCCTGAAGACAAACCAAGGTACGTTATGGGGATTGGAACTCCGGATTATATGCTGGAAGCCGTAGAAGCGGGTATAGATATGTTCGATTGTGTTTATCCCACACGGATTGCAAGAAATGGTACATGTTTTACCCTGGATGGAAACCTGGCTCTTAAGAACGAGCAGTTCCGTTTGGATCAGCAGCCCATTGAACCCAGTTGTACCTGTCCGGTTTGTCAGCAATACAGCCGTTCCTATCTCAGACACCTTTTCAAGGCCAAAGAGATTCTCGGACCCATGCTGGTCACAGAGCATAATCTGCATTTTCTTTATCAATTTATGGCTGAAGTCAGACTTTCATTGAAGGAAGGTCGATTCCTTCAATACAAAAAATCATTCCTTGACCGCTTCAGCAAGAGGACCTTTTGA
- the dut gene encoding dUTP diphosphatase, with protein sequence MKNIEIKITGPTEMLPHYGSADAAGADLRACIDSSVTLQAGERKLIPTGLKMAIPRGYEGQVRPRSGLAVKKGLTVLNSPGTIDADYRGDVQIILVNLSSEAVTIERGDRIAQIIFSPVIQADFTLCDTLDETSRGSGGFGSTGVQ encoded by the coding sequence ATGAAGAACATAGAAATTAAAATTACAGGTCCTACAGAGATGCTCCCCCATTACGGGAGCGCAGACGCTGCCGGAGCCGATCTGAGAGCCTGTATTGACAGCAGTGTCACTCTCCAGGCTGGTGAACGCAAGCTTATACCAACAGGTTTGAAGATGGCCATCCCTAGGGGATACGAAGGACAGGTTCGACCCCGGTCTGGATTGGCCGTAAAAAAAGGCTTGACAGTACTCAATTCTCCAGGAACGATCGATGCAGATTATAGAGGTGACGTACAAATTATTCTGGTTAATCTGAGTTCTGAGGCAGTGACCATTGAGAGAGGGGACAGGATAGCACAAATTATATTTTCTCCAGTTATCCAGGCTGATTTTACACTCTGTGATACTCTCGATGAAACGAGCAGGGGAAGCGGAGGCTTCGGTTCTACAGGGGTTCAATGA
- the pnp gene encoding polyribonucleotide nucleotidyltransferase, with the protein METFKFKIGDDEIIIETGKMAKQANGSVLVRCGGSAVMATVCCGSESVEGLDYVPLSVDYNERYYAAGKIPGGFLKREARPKDKEILVSRLIDRPMRPLFYKDFGREIQVVPMTISTDQVHTPDVLGMLAAFAAVMISDIPFNGPVAAVRVASIKGEYVINPSFQQIEESELDIIVAASNDGICMVEGGGQQVSEDLMLGAIQAAEKTLADICAFLVDMTEKCGKEKLPLVEKTIKLDKWDDMWAEAYPLMETAVFTDGKFERRQAIKTIKKDMMAKYDAEIPEEQKKLVGDLFEELERVIIRKSILENNLRCDKRPSDKIRDISCEIDLLDRCHGSALFTRGETQSLGITTLGSVQDEQIMDDIDGDRRSNFMLHYNFPPYSVGETGRLGTGRREIGHGHLAQRAIEGVLPKKEEFPYTIRVVSEILESNGSSSQATICSGSLSLLDAGVPLKKPVAGIAMGLIKEGDDFVVLSDILGEEDHMGDMDFKVAGSEDGITAFQMDIKIPGISIDIMKKALSQALEGRLYILKIMNETISEPSAEVSEFAPSVTSFKVDVDKIGLLIGPGGKNIKSMSEKSGAKINIDEDGTVSIFCREKKGTDLAEAMVKGMIEEPEVGTIYKAVVKRIMDFGAFLEILPGKEGLCHISKLSNERVNNVSDVLKEGQEVEVRLIEVDRMGRINLSIVDAQNKDWKPQRSGGMNRR; encoded by the coding sequence ATGGAAACTTTTAAATTTAAAATTGGTGATGATGAAATCATCATAGAAACTGGCAAAATGGCCAAACAGGCTAACGGTTCAGTCCTGGTACGTTGTGGTGGTTCTGCTGTAATGGCAACCGTCTGCTGCGGTTCAGAATCTGTTGAAGGATTGGATTATGTACCACTGTCAGTTGACTACAATGAAAGATATTATGCTGCCGGGAAAATTCCTGGTGGATTTTTGAAAAGAGAGGCCAGACCAAAGGATAAAGAAATCCTTGTATCACGTTTGATCGACCGTCCCATGAGGCCTCTTTTCTATAAAGATTTTGGACGTGAGATCCAGGTTGTACCCATGACCATTTCTACAGACCAGGTACACACCCCTGATGTTTTGGGTATGCTTGCAGCTTTCGCGGCTGTTATGATCTCTGATATTCCATTTAATGGACCTGTGGCCGCTGTAAGAGTTGCCTCAATTAAGGGTGAATATGTTATTAACCCCTCTTTTCAGCAGATTGAAGAGAGTGAACTCGATATTATTGTTGCTGCCTCCAATGACGGGATCTGCATGGTTGAAGGTGGTGGACAACAGGTATCAGAAGACTTGATGCTGGGTGCTATTCAGGCCGCTGAAAAAACTCTTGCTGATATCTGCGCATTTCTTGTTGATATGACAGAGAAATGTGGAAAAGAAAAACTCCCGCTAGTAGAAAAAACTATTAAACTTGATAAATGGGACGATATGTGGGCCGAAGCCTACCCACTGATGGAAACCGCTGTTTTCACAGATGGAAAGTTTGAAAGACGTCAAGCCATTAAAACCATTAAAAAAGATATGATGGCAAAGTATGATGCCGAGATTCCAGAAGAGCAGAAGAAACTTGTGGGCGATCTTTTTGAAGAACTTGAACGTGTGATAATCAGAAAGTCTATTCTTGAAAATAATTTGCGCTGCGATAAAAGACCCAGTGATAAAATCCGTGATATTAGCTGTGAGATTGATCTTCTGGATCGTTGTCATGGTAGTGCTCTTTTTACTCGGGGTGAAACTCAGTCTCTGGGTATAACCACTCTGGGAAGTGTTCAGGATGAGCAGATTATGGATGACATCGATGGTGATCGAAGATCCAACTTTATGCTCCATTACAATTTTCCTCCTTATTCGGTAGGAGAAACAGGACGACTTGGTACCGGGCGCCGAGAAATAGGTCACGGACATCTGGCTCAGAGAGCCATCGAAGGTGTCCTTCCTAAGAAAGAAGAATTTCCCTATACCATTCGTGTTGTCTCTGAGATTCTTGAATCAAATGGTTCTTCCTCTCAGGCTACAATCTGTAGCGGTTCATTGAGCCTACTGGATGCGGGTGTCCCTCTAAAGAAACCTGTTGCCGGTATTGCCATGGGCCTGATTAAAGAGGGAGATGACTTTGTCGTTCTCTCTGATATTCTAGGTGAAGAAGACCACATGGGTGATATGGATTTCAAGGTTGCTGGTTCCGAAGATGGGATTACTGCCTTTCAGATGGATATCAAAATACCAGGAATCAGTATTGATATCATGAAAAAGGCTCTTTCGCAGGCCTTGGAAGGTCGTTTGTACATCCTTAAAATCATGAATGAAACCATTTCCGAGCCCAGTGCCGAAGTTTCTGAGTTCGCACCCAGTGTCACTTCTTTTAAAGTGGACGTTGATAAAATTGGTCTCCTGATTGGCCCCGGTGGTAAGAATATTAAAAGCATGTCTGAAAAGAGTGGTGCTAAAATAAATATTGATGAAGACGGAACTGTCAGCATTTTCTGCCGCGAGAAGAAAGGTACCGATCTGGCGGAAGCCATGGTGAAGGGAATGATCGAAGAACCCGAAGTCGGAACCATATACAAAGCGGTTGTTAAAAGAATCATGGATTTCGGAGCCTTCCTGGAAATTCTTCCTGGAAAAGAAGGGCTTTGTCATATTTCAAAGCTTTCCAATGAACGTGTTAATAATGTTTCAGACGTTTTAAAAGAAGGTCAGGAAGTAGAAGTACGACTGATTGAAGTGGATAGAATGGGCCGCATTAACTTGAGCATCGTAGACGCTCAGAACAAAGACTGGAAACCCCAGAGGTCCGGTGGAATGAACCGCAGGTAA
- the rpsO gene encoding 30S ribosomal protein S15 gives MLTKENKVEIIEEFGADAKDTGSTAVQIALLTKRIEDLTEHFRANKKDHASRRGLLKMVGSRRKLLKYLKRKDIEGYRTLIAKLGLRK, from the coding sequence ATGTTAACCAAAGAAAACAAAGTTGAAATTATTGAAGAATTCGGTGCTGATGCTAAAGATACCGGTTCAACAGCTGTACAGATTGCCCTTTTAACAAAGAGAATTGAAGATTTGACAGAACATTTCAGGGCAAATAAAAAGGACCATGCCTCAAGACGCGGATTGCTGAAGATGGTTGGTTCTAGAAGAAAGCTTCTTAAATATCTTAAGAGAAAAGATATTGAAGGCTACAGAACTCTAATCGCAAAACTCGGTTTGAGAAAATAA
- the rbfA gene encoding 30S ribosome-binding factor RbfA: protein MKRVESLIREQVSFLIMNREIKDPRINSLLSITIVKVSNDLASAKLYVSGLEGEAKLKKSVDAMNHAAGFIQNRIGRQMKMRLTPKLHFYPDTSVRDGIMLNQKIDSLLHDKSKESES from the coding sequence ATGAAGCGTGTAGAAAGTCTAATTCGTGAACAGGTTAGCTTTCTTATAATGAATAGGGAGATTAAAGATCCCAGAATCAATAGTCTCCTCTCTATCACGATTGTGAAAGTTTCAAACGATCTTGCTTCCGCAAAACTGTATGTTTCCGGTCTGGAAGGCGAGGCGAAATTGAAGAAGAGCGTAGATGCTATGAATCATGCAGCCGGGTTTATCCAGAACAGAATAGGGAGGCAAATGAAGATGCGTCTGACTCCTAAACTTCATTTTTATCCGGACACGTCTGTCCGGGATGGAATTATGCTCAATCAGAAAATAGATAGTCTCCTTCATGATAAATCAAAAGAATCAGAATCTTAA
- a CDS encoding LptF/LptG family permease: MKTILKRPRSYQTLYLYIAKEFFLSFFVSFLFFFFIFFINQLLLLAEDILSKQVPFSYVMKLIFYSLPSIIAISFPFATLVGTLMTYGRFSSDNEILAMKCSGITYNRIFLPVLLIGILFSFLSFFVNDYLLPVGTINFTRLYREMIFRNPEVELESYSIKYFQDSIIITGQVEGKDIDNLIIIEKDKEANRRIILADEARINDSFEDAGVLSFELDRILDHKSEKRNRGEFLYSEAEGMVYNILLKDITSSIRNPGPREMSSPDVYRTIKEKEVRFNEKVNQRRMKSLALMGNLYGDWLLMNQQSNPREVMSYPVKLENTRQQYQDSLAAEVQDRSLQIWKLEFHQKFSIPFSCLPFVLLAFPLGLYTKRSGKSVGFGIGLFITILYWGMLVAGRTLGIRTFYPPALTMWLPNILIFSTGFILYLFRIKK, from the coding sequence ATGAAAACTATTTTAAAACGCCCTAGAAGCTACCAAACGCTTTATCTCTATATAGCCAAGGAGTTTTTTCTTTCATTTTTTGTCTCATTCCTGTTCTTTTTCTTCATTTTTTTTATAAATCAACTCCTCCTATTAGCAGAAGATATACTTTCAAAACAAGTTCCTTTTAGCTATGTCATGAAGCTGATTTTCTATTCATTGCCCTCTATCATTGCTATTTCATTTCCTTTTGCTACCCTGGTTGGTACGTTGATGACCTATGGCCGGTTTTCATCAGATAATGAGATTCTGGCCATGAAATGCTCCGGCATTACCTACAACAGAATATTTCTCCCCGTATTGCTCATTGGCATTCTATTTTCATTTCTATCTTTTTTTGTAAATGACTATCTTCTTCCCGTGGGAACAATCAATTTTACTCGTCTGTACAGAGAGATGATTTTCAGGAATCCAGAGGTTGAGCTGGAGTCTTATTCGATCAAGTATTTTCAGGACAGCATTATAATAACCGGTCAAGTAGAAGGCAAAGATATTGATAATCTGATTATTATTGAAAAAGATAAGGAAGCCAATAGGCGTATCATTTTGGCAGATGAAGCCCGCATCAACGATTCTTTTGAAGATGCCGGTGTCTTGTCATTTGAACTGGATCGCATACTGGATCATAAGAGTGAAAAAAGAAACCGCGGGGAATTCCTTTATTCTGAAGCGGAAGGAATGGTGTATAATATTTTGCTTAAGGATATTACATCTTCCATCCGAAATCCTGGTCCCCGTGAAATGAGTTCTCCCGATGTTTATAGAACCATAAAGGAGAAAGAGGTCAGATTCAATGAAAAAGTCAATCAAAGAAGGATGAAAAGCCTTGCCCTCATGGGTAACCTTTATGGAGATTGGCTACTGATGAATCAGCAGTCTAATCCCCGGGAAGTCATGTCCTATCCTGTAAAACTTGAAAATACAAGACAGCAATACCAGGACAGTCTGGCCGCCGAGGTTCAGGATCGGTCTCTTCAGATCTGGAAGCTGGAATTTCATCAGAAATTCTCAATTCCTTTCTCATGCCTTCCCTTTGTTCTTTTGGCTTTTCCTCTGGGATTGTATACGAAAAGGAGTGGGAAATCCGTTGGATTTGGAATTGGTTTATTCATCACCATTCTCTATTGGGGGATGTTGGTGGCCGGAAGGACCTTAGGCATCAGGACATTCTACCCGCCTGCATTGACTATGTGGCTTCCCAACATCCTTATTTTTAGCACGGGGTTCATCTTGTATCTTTTCAGGATAAAAAAATGA